GATTGTTCATGATTCATATTATCGAGCGGGAAAACTGTGGCTGTCTCTCGATCAGCATCCAGTGATTGAATATATACCGGAATACCATGGTAGTTCACATTGACCATCTCAATCGACTCCAAAATCTCCAATGCACGTTGTTTATTCATCATTTTCCTCCTTTGTTTGACAAGTAGCAAAGTTTAAAATTTCCTTTTTGCATAAGTGCAGCTAGGACTTCTCCTAAAAACCTGGGAAGGTCAGGCTTTCTAGCAGTGTTATTTTCTGTTGAATCTGAAATGCTTATAC
This region of Oceanobacillus sp. FSL K6-2867 genomic DNA includes:
- a CDS encoding H-type small acid-soluble spore protein, whose translation is MNKQRALEILESIEMVNVNYHGIPVYIQSLDADRETATVFPLDNMNHEQSAELAGLDEVRLGK